ATGCGGCCTGGATTTCACCAGGCACCTGCACAACGGCGATCCGCTTTCGGCCCGCACGGTCCGGGTGCCGGCCGGCCGGCCGGTTTCGGGCCAGCCGCCCTTTTCCTGGGAGGCCAGCGCCGCCGACGCCTTGCGGCTTAAAAAGCTGCACCAGTGGACGGACTGGTCCGTGCCCGGCATCGCCTATGTCCTGGAACGCTACAACGGCTTCGGCTACCGCAACTTCCACCCGGAAACGGTCAGCCCCTATCTGTGGAGCGCCACCACGGCGTATGTCGCCGGCAAGTACGTGGCCGACGGCGTCTGGTCGGCCACGGCCGCGAGCAAGCAGTGCGGCGGCATGGCCGTGCTGCGCGTCATGGCCGACGCGGGCCGGCTGGCGATGGCGCCGGCCAGGGCCGCGTCCGAGGCCTGAGCGTACTCCCGCGCCGGGGGACGGGGCCGGCCAGGGACGGCCTCGCCGGCTGCCGTCGACGCCCGGGCCTATTGCGGCTTGGCCGGCGCGCAGGGCTCGGGCGGCGGCAGGACGCGGGTTTCGAGGTTGGTGCCGCCGTCGGCCACCCGGGCGATGGAAAGGGATTTGACCGGGTTGCCGTCGTCGACGAAATCGAAGGTGCCGGTGACGCCGTCGTGGGGCGGCAGGGCCATGAGTGCCTCGGTCAGGGCCTGGGGCGCGGTGGCGCCGGCCCGGGAGACGGCGGCCAGGACCACGTCCACGGCGTCCTGGGTCAGCGCCCCGATTTCCGTGGGTGGGCGCTTGCGGGCCTGGCGAAAGGCCGCGACGTAGGCCCGGGAGCGCTCCCCGGGCGCGCTCTCGCGCCAGTGGTCCACGAAATAGGCGCCGTCGAAGGCGGCCAGGCGCGACACCGCGCGGCCGTCCCAGGCGTCGCCGCCCAGCAGCGTCCCGGTGAAGCCCCGCTTGCGCGCGGCCAGGGCCAGCAGCACCGATTCCTGGGTGTCGTTGGGCAGGAACAGGGCTTGCGGCCCGGCGGCCAGGGCTTTTTCCAGGAGGTCCCCGAAATCGCGGTCCCGGTCGGCGTAGGTGAAAAGCCTGGCCTGGCCGCCGCAGGCCGCAAACGCCTCGATGAAGGCTTTCGACAGGGAGGCGCTGGACAGGCTGTCGCCGTTGGCGATGACGGTGACGCGGGAGAGGCCGAGCTCCTGGCGGGCCAGGCGCCCGAGGACCAGCCCCTGGAAGGCGTCGGTGAAGGCGATGCGGAAGATGTGGGGCCGCCCGGCCGTGACCACGGCCGCCGTGGCCGACGGGGCAATGAGCGGCACGCCGGCCGCCTCGGCGGCCAGGGCGGCGGCATTGGCCAGGCCGCTGCCATAGGGGCCGATGACGGCGGCGACTTTTTTGTGCGTCACGAGGTCGCGCACGGCCTGGGCGGCCTGCGCGGGCGAATCCTTGTCGTCGGCGGGAAAAAGCGTCACCCGGCAGGGCTTGCCGCCGATGGCCGGAAGGCCGGCGGCCTGGGCGGTCTCCACGGCGAAGCGGGCCGCCTCCAGGGCGTCGCGGCCGGCCCGGAAGCCCTCGCCGCTGAAGGTGGCGACAAGGCCCAGGCGTAGTTCCGGGCCGTGTTGCCGGGCCAGGGCCGGCCGCGGCCGCCCGAGCCCGGCCAGGGCCAACAGCGCGACCAGGACGACGGCGAGGCGGTACCGGCGAGACATGGGCACTCCTACGGCTTGAGGCGGCCCCGGGCGGCGGCGAGAAAGACGGACTCCCACCAGGTCAGAAACGGGACGTCCGTATGCAGCGAGGGGCCGAAAACCACTTCCGGATCATAGGTCCACACGGCCTGGCCGGCAAGGGCGTCGCCGCCCTGGCGCAGCTTGAGCTCGAAGCGCGGCGAGGTCAGGATGTTGCGGGCCTTGAGGCGCGCGGCATCGGCGCGCAGCGACTCGAAGTCCTGGCGGGTGAAGCGGTGGCGGTCGTGGACGTAGAAGGCCATCCGGGGCGCGACGCCGATGTGGTGGCGCAGCATGTCGGGCAGCAGGTCGCGGTCGGATTCGCCCAGGACGGCCACGTAGGGGGAATCGGCCAGCTCCCGGGCGGTGACGGTGCCGCCCTGTCCCCGCCAGCGCCAGATGTCGAAGCTCAGGCTGAAAATCGGCTTGCCGAAGTGTCCCAGGCGCTTGCCGGCCGCCTCCAGCGTGGCCTGCAAATGGGCCTGGCCGGCGAAGACGCAGTAGGCGGCGGCGCCGGCCAGGGCCGAGGCGTCGCGCCGCCAGGCGCCGGCCGGAAAGACGCGGTCCCAGCCGCGGCCCAGGTCCTCGGCGGTGAGAATGGCCAGGTCCGCGTCGCGTCCCAGGCGCGGGTCGCCCAGGGCGTCCTGGAGCACCAGCAGGTGGGGGGAAAATTCGCGCATGGCGGCCAGCGTCGCCCGGATGGGGTCGGCGTCCACCAGGCAGCGCACGTCCGGGGCGTAGCTGGCCAGCAACGCCGCCTCGATGCCGGAATCGTCGGGGTCGCCGCCGGGCGAGACCTGGTGGGGCAAAAGGGGCGGACGGCCCTCGCCAAGCGGCGCGACCACCGCCGCCTCCACCCGCTGCGCCCTGGCCCAGCCCAGAAGCCAGGAGGTCAGCAGCACCCGGCCCCGGCTTTCCGGAGACATGCCGCCCACGCCCACGACCACGGCCCGGGGCCGGCAGGTCCGGCACAGGCCCAGGCCGTACAGCCGGATTTTCAGCCGGCCCCACAGGGCGTAGGCCCGGGAAACCGGCCCCATGAGCGCCAGCAGCAGCCGGCCGGCAAGGGCCTTGGGTCCCAGGCGGCCCGAAAAAAAAGCGGAGGGGCGGTTTCGCCCCTCCGGTCGTCTTCTCTTGGCGCCGGGCACGGTCAGCGGTCCGCTCGCGGATGTCGGTTGGGCACGATGGTCGTCCGCCCGCCGGGCCGGGTCGCCCCAGCCGGCGAAGGGGCTAGTCCCGGCTGGAGCCGCCGAACAGGCGCAGCATCATCAGGAACAGGTTGATGAAGTCGAGGTAGAGGGTCAGCGCCCCGAGGATGGTTCCCCGGCGCACGGCCGTGGCGTCGTCGGCCGGGGCCATCTCGCCCATGACCTTGAGCTTCTGGGTGTCGTAGGCGGTCAGCCCCAGGAACACCAGCACGCCCACGCAGGAGATGATGAAGTCCATCATCGCGGACTTGGTGAAGATGTTGACGATGGAGGCGATGATGACGCCGATCAGCCCCATGAACAGGAAGCTGCCGAGCGAAGTCAGGTCGCGGCGGGTGAGCAGGCCGTACAGGCTCATGGCGCCGAACATGCCGCCCGTGACCAGGAAGGCGTTGATGATCACGGCCTTGGCGTAGACCGCGAAGATCGCGGCCAGGGTCACGCCGTTGAGCGCGCTGTAGAGCAGGAAAAGCCCCGTGGCCGCGCCGGCGGACAGGCGGTTGATGGCGGCCGAGATGCCGAGCACCAGGCCGAATTCCACGATGATCAGGCCGAAAAAGAGAATCTGGTTGCCGAAGACGGCCTGCATCAGGGCCGGGCTCGACACCGTGAAGGCCGAGGCGCCGGCGGTCAGCAAAAGGCCCAGGCACATCCAGCCGTAGACGCCGCGCATAAAGGCGTTTACAACCTCGACGCGGGACTGCGTCGTCTGCATCGAGCGATACGGATAGCTCATTGAGGGTCCTCCTTGGAAAGACGGGCTGTCCTTTATGGGTCTATAACGCGCGCAACGGCGCGTGGCAAGGGGAGTGGCGCGCCATGTCGGGCCTGGCCGCAACGGCTGAACAAGATTTCATGTCACCCCGGCAAGCGGGGCCTGGGCCGCTTTTGTCCGTGGCGGGACTGACCACGGTCTTCGAGCCGCCCTCCGGTCGGCTGACGGCCGTGGACGGCGTGGACCTGGACGTTTTTCGCGGCCAGATACTGGCCGTGGTCGGCGAATCGGGCTGCGGCAAGACCATGCTGTCGCTGTCCGTGCTGGGGCTGGTGCCGCCGCCGGGGCGGGTGGTCTCGGGCCGGGCGGTTTTTGCCGGCCGCGACCTGCTGGCCTTGTCCGAGGGCGAGCGCCGGGCCGTGCGCGGGGCCAGGGCCTCCATGATCTTCCAGGAACCCATGACCTCGCTCAATCCCGTGCTGCCCATCGGCGAGCAGGTGGCCGAGCCGGTGCGGGTCCACCGCCGGGCCTCGAAACGGGAGGCGCTCGGGGCGGCCGCGGCCATGCTGGCCAAGGTCGGCCTGCCCGACCCGGCCCGCGTCCTGTCGCGCTATCCCCACGAGCTCTCGGGCGGCCAGCGGCAACGGGCCATGATCGCCATGGCCCTGATCCTTTCGCCGCAACTGCTCATCGCCGACGAGCCCACCACGGCCCTGGACGTGACCGTGCAGCGCCAGATCCTCGACCTCGTGTCCGGGCTTTCCCGCGACACCGGCACGGCCGTGGTGCTCGTCACCCACAACCTCGGCGTGGTGGCCCAGGTGGCCAACGCCGTGGCTGTCATGTACGCCGGGCGGCTCGTGGAAGACGCGCCCGTGGAGGCCTTTTTCGAGGGGCCGGCCCATCCCTACGGCCAGGGGCTGCTGGCCTCGCTGCCGCGCCTGGCCGACCGGGGCCGGCGCCTGTCCGCCATCCCCGGCATGGTGCCGAGCCTGTCCCGGCTGCCCTCGGGCTGCCATTTCCATCCCCGCTGTCCCCGGGCCTTCGGACCGTGCGCCGGGGAGGTCCCGCCCTTTTTCCCCCTGCCCGACGGGCGGCGCGTGAGGTGCTGGCTGTATGCCTGACAATGCCCCGGATGCCTCCCTGCTCGAACTGTCGGGCGTGACCCGGCGCTACCGCCTGCGCCAGGGGTTTTTCGCGGGAGCCCGGCGCGAGGTGGCGGCCGTGGCCGGCGTGGACCTGGTCGTCGCCCCGGGCGAGACCGTGGGGCTGGTGGGCGAATCGGGCTGCGGCAAGTCGACCCTGGCCCGCCTGGCCGTGGGGTTGGAGCCGCCCACGTCCGGGACGGTGCGCCTGGGCGGCCGCGACCCCTGGTCCGGGGTGGCCGGCGCGCGCCAGACCCTGCCGCGCCTCGTCCAGATGATCTTCCAGGACCCGTTCGCCTCGCTCAACCCCCGGCTGCCCGTGGGCTGGACCGTGGCCGAGGGGCTGCGGGCCGTGGGCCAGGGTTCGGCCGGGCAGCGCCGGGAGCGCGTGCTGGAGCTGCTGTCACTGGTGGGGCTTGCGCCCGAGCACGCCAAGCGCTTCCCGCACCAGTTTTCCGGCGGCCAGCGCCAGCGTATCGCCGTGGCCCGGGCGTTGGCCCTGTCGCCGCGGCTTCTTGTGTGCGACGAGCCGGTCTCGGCCCTGGACGTCTCGGTCCAGGCGCAAGTCATCAACCTCCTGGCCGACCTCCGGGAGCGGCTGGGCCTGGCCTACCTGTTCATTTCCCACGACCTGGCCGTGGTCGGCCACATCAGCGACCGCACGGCGGTGATGTACCTGGGCCGCATCGTGGAGACGGCGCCGACCCGGGCGCTTTACGACGGGCCGGTCCATCCGTATACCAGGGCGCTTCTGGCCGCCGCCCCGGTGGCCGATCCCCGCCGCCGCCAGCCGGCCGCCCTGGCCGGCGAGGCGCCGGACCCGGCCGCGCCGCCGCCGGGCTGTCCGTTTCATCCCCGTTGCGCCAGGGCCGTGGCGGCCTGCCGGGAGGCGGTGCCTCCCCTGACCGAGGTCGCGCCGGGACATTTCGCGCGCTGTGCGCGTCCGTCATAAAGGAGAAAAACCGCATGGACCCCATTTCGAAAGCGAGCGAGGAGATCCTTCGCGTGTTCATGACCGAGCATTGGGCTCGGTTCTACTATGCCGTGGAGCAGGACGGCGTGGTCTACCTGAGCGTGCCGGCCGAGGTCGTCGAGGCCATGCGGGCCAGCCATCCGGCTCTGGCCGAGTTCGTGGCCGGCATCGACGGCCGGCCCATCGACATGGAATCGTCGCAGCGGGCCGTGGGCGAATTCGTGTTCCGCGCCTTCGAAGGCGGCGAGTACCCCACGGGCACCGTGGCCAAGGCCTTCGACAGTCCGTATTTCGGCCTGCTCATGCGGCTTTTTTCCGTGTGGCTTTCCGGCCACGAGGCCCAGTTCGACGCCGCGGTCATGCCCTTTGCCGACTGGGAGAGCCTTTTCGCCGAATGGCGGCAAGACCCGGCCGTGGTGCGGTTCGCCGCGAGCCTGGCCGCCGGCGGCAACCCGCCCGACCCGTCGGGCGGCACGGTGCACTGAGGCCGTCGGGCGGCCGCGCCGACGATCGCGGGCCGGCCGTCGCTTCCCGGGGAAGCGGCGGCCGGCCTTGCCTATTTTTTCTTCTTGAGGCGCCAGCCCCGGTTGTACATGCAGGTGGAGAAGGCATCGAGGTTCGCGTCGTCCTCGGCCACGTTGGCCACCCAGCGCGTGGCTTGGGCCTCGATGGTCGGGTCGAATTCGAAGCGCTCCAGGCCGTAGGTCGGGGGCACGTCCGAATTGGCTTCCCGCTGGCAGATGGCCGTGTCGAGTTGCAGGCGTTTTTGGGCCTCGGCCTGGTCGACGATGTTCGGGTTGACGTAGGTCGGGCCGCAGCCGCCGAGGGCGAGCAGCGCCGCCGCGACGAGGCCGGCCTGGAGGCGTCGGGAGAGGGTGCGATGCATGGGCCTTCCTTTGGGGGAAAATTCCTTCGAGCCATATTTTTTCCCCCGGCCGCGCGCAACCTTTTTTCGGCTCGGGCGACTGGACGTTATGACGCGGTGGGCTTTGTCCGCCGCGTGACGTACAGCCGCCTGGAGGAACACGGTTATGGATTCGTATCTTGCGCTCGCCCTGGACATCGTCAAGGCCCAGGCCAAGGTCCGCAACATGACGGAGGAAGAGATCACGTCCATGGTCGGCAAACTGGCCGGCAGCATTCGCGGCATCGACGGCGACGCCCCCGGCGCCCAGTCCGGCAACGGCGTTCGCGATCCCAAAAAGGCCGTCAAGGAACGCACCATCACCTGCCTTGAGTCGGGAAAGCCCTACAAGATCCTGACCAAGCGCCATCTGGCCAAATTCGGATTGACGCCCGAGGAATACCGCGAGAAATGGGGCTATCCCAAGGGCATGCCGCTGGTGTGCAAGGCGCTGCAACGGGAACGCCGCAAGAAGATGCGCGGCATGCGGCTGTGGGAGCGCCGAGCCCACGAGTAGCGCCGCCTTGCCGTCCTCCCCGGTGGCGGGACGGGTTTTTACGCCCCGCCGCCCCTTGACTGGCCGGACAATCCGCTTATTTTTTTTGGCGCTCGGCATGGTCGAGTGCCAATCGGCCCTTGACAAAGGGGGACCGAAGGACGACTTGTTGCGGCCGAAATCGCCGGCCGAAAGGACCGGCGGGGGAGTGTGACGATGCCCATCTACGAATACCAGTGCGACAAATGCGGTAAAATTTCCGAGGTCCTGCAGAAAAGCTTCGACGTGGACGAGGCGCCCTGCGAGGCTTGCGGCGCCACGGCCAGGCGCATCATGTCCAACACCTCCTTCGTGCTCAAGGGCACGGGCTGGTACGTGACGGACTACAAGGCCAACGGCGGCTGCAGCGCCTCGGGCGGCAACGGCAGCGGCAAGAGCGAGTCCGACAAGCCCGCCGCCGCGGCCGATTCCAGTTCTTCCCCGGCCCCGTCCTGCGACAAGGCGCCCTCGGCCGGTTGCGGCGGCTGCGCCAAGGCCGCCGCCCCGGCCGCCAGCTCCAGCGCCACGACCGCTTCCTAGCCGCGATTGTCCCTTCTTTCGCGACAGACGCCGCATGCGCTCCCTCGCCCGGACGGTTCGACCGGGAGAGCGGGCGGATGCGGCGCATGTTTTGTTGGCCCGCCAGCCCGGAAACGGATTTCCGGGCCGGGGCTCTGTTGGCGAAAAAATAATTATTTCAAGTAATTATTTTCAAAAAGAGAGTCCCAGGCGGCGTAGCAGCGCCGTCAGGGGCAGGCAGTCTTCCAGCACGTCGGCCAGCCGGTCCAGGGCCGGCTCCAGGTCGTAGGGCGCGATCCGCTCGATGGCCGGCAGGCCCCGGCGGCGGCGCAGACCGTCCAGAAAGCGTCGGCGGAAGGCGTCGGCGTCGAACAGCCCGTGGAGATAGGCGCCCCACACCGGCTCCCCGGCCCGGGAAAAACCGATGGCCGCGCCGTCGGCGCGCGTCACGGCCACGGCCAGGCCGTCGTCGGGCAGGCTGCGGCCGTGGTGGATTTCGTAGCCGCGAAGCCCCTCGCCCGTGGGCAGGTGCACGGCACGGGTGCTGGTGAGGGTTTTTTGGGCCACCAGTTCCGTGGTCAGGCCCAACAGCCCGAGCCCCGCCTCCTCGCCGCGCCCGGACTCCAGCCCCAGCGGATCGGCGACCGTGCGGCCGAGCATCTGCAAGCCGGCGCAAATGCCGACGATCTCCGTCTTCCCCTCCAGGGCCAGGGCCGTTATGGCCCGGGCCAGCCCCGTCTCCTTAAGCCAAGCCAGGTCGGCCAGGGTGTTCTTGCTGCCCGGCACGATGACGGCGTCCGGTCGGCCGAGCGCCGCGGCGTTGCGGACCCGCCTGACCCGCGCGTCGGGCTCGGCGCAAAGGGCGTCGACGTCCGTCAGGTTCGAGGCGCGCGGCAGGTCGATGACGGCGATGTCGAGGGCCGGCGCCCCGGCCGCGGCCCGGTCCGGCACGGCCTGGCCGTCCTTGAAGCTCACGGAATCCTCGTCAGGCAGGCCCAGGTCGGGCAGGTAGGGCACGACCCCCAGGACGTCGCGGCCCGTGGCCGCCCGGAGGTAGGCGTTGGCCGGCGCGAGCAGGCCGGCGTCGCCCCGGAAGCGGTTGAGGACGTAGCCGGCCACCCGGGCCCGGTCGGCCTCGGCCAGGCACTCCATGGTGCCCCACAGGGCGGCGTAGGCCCCGCCCCGGTCGATGTCGGCGGCCAGCAGCACCAACGCTTCGGCGTGGGCGGCCATGGCCATGTTGACCATGTCGTGGGCCTGCAAATTGACCTCGGCCGGGCTGCCGGCCCCTTCCAGGACCATGACGTCGGCCTCGGCGGCCAGGCTGTCGTAGGCCGCCTTGGCCGCGGCGAAGGCGTGGGGCTTATAAAGGATGTATTCGCCGACCTTCATGACGCCCACGGGCCGGCCCATGACGATGACCTGCGAGCCGGCATCCGAGGTGGGTTTGAGCAGCACCGGGTTCATGCGCACGTCCGGGGCGAGGTTGCAGGCGGCGGCCTGGGTGATCTGCGCCCGGCCCATCTCCAGCCCGTCGGCCGTGACCCCGGAATTGAGCGACATGTTCTGGGACTTGAACGGGGCCACGCGCAGGCCCCGGCGGGCAAGCGCCCGGCACAGCCCGGCGCACAGCACCGACTTGCCGGCATTGGAGGCCGTGGCCTGGAGCATCAGCGCCGGCGTCCCGCGCCTGGGCGGGCGGCCCGGCCGGTCGGCGCGGCCGAGGACGGCGGCCAGGGCGTCCAGGATGCGCCCGTTTTCCGCCTCGGGGCGCACGGCCACCCGGACGTAGCGTTCGGTGAGGCCGTGGAAGTTGGAACAGTCGCGCAGGGCCACGCCGTGTTCGGCCAAAAGCCGCCGGGTCAGCTCCGTGGAACCCGGCGCGCCGGCGGGGAGCCTGGCCAGCAGGAAATTGGCCGCGCCCGGGAAGACGGTGAGCCCCAGGCCGGACAGCCCCTGGGCCAGCCCCTCGCGCAGGGGCGGCAGGGCGGCCCGGGTGCGCGCGAGGAAATCGGCGTCGCCCAGGGCCCGCTCGCCAACGGCCTGGGCCAGGGAGCTCACGGACCAGGGCGGCAGGTTGGCCCGCACCCAGCCGGCCAGGTCCGGGCTCGCCGCCAGAAGCCCCAGGCGAAGGCCGGGGATGGCGAAGGATTTGGTCAGCGAAAGCAGCACGGCCACGTTGTGGGGGCGCCAGGCCCCGGCCAGGGAGGCAAACCCCGGCACGAAATCGGCAAAGGCCTCGTCCACCAGGAACAGGCTTCGCGGATGGCGCTCGGCCAGTTCGGCCACGGCCTCGGCCGGCACGACGGCGCCGGTGGGGTTGCCGGGGCTGCCGAGGATGACCAGGGACGGCGTGCGCAGGGCGGCGTCCACATGGTCCAGGCGCACGGCGAAGTCGTCGAATTCCACGGCGGCGAGGCGCCGGATGTCCATGCCGGCCTTGTGGCAGGCCGTGGCGTAGTCGGCGTAGCAGGGCGTGGGGATGACGGCCCGGGCCAGGCCGGTGGCCCGGGGCAGGGCGAACAGCAGCTGGCTCGTGCCGTTGCCGGCGGTGAAATGCGAGGTCGGCGCCGCGTAGCGCGTGGCGGCCGCTTCGAGGAGCGCCGCGCAGTCCGGGTCCGGGTAGTGGACGAGGTCGCTCACGCCGGCGCTCACGGCCTGGCGCAGCCAGGGCGGCGGCCCCAGGGGGTTGAGGCTGGCCGAGGCGTCGCAGATGTCGCCGGGGTCGCGTCCGGCGGCCTGCGCCAGGGCGCGGACATTGCCGCCGTGGGGGAAGGGGGACGGCGTCACCGGGCCGCCTTTTGCGGCAGGGTCAGCATCAGATACCAGCCCGTGGACGGCAGCCGGGCGGCCAGCACCGTTTCCTTGCCCCGGGTGAAGGCGATGGGGCCCTTGTCTCCGGACTCGGCCCGCTCCAGGACCATCTCGGCGGCGTCGTTGACGTTGGCGTCGGGGCTGTCCAGGTATTTCTCCTGGCCCAGGGCGGCCAGGCCCCGGTCGTCGCGGAAATGGACCACGGCGTCGCCGGCCTTGGTGTTTTCGGCGACGAGGAAGTCCGCGATCCGCGGGTCGCTGGCGGCGATGGCCTTGCCGCGCCGGTTCATGAGCACGGCCTTGGCGCCGGGGATGGCGGCCAGGTCGGCCAGCACGTTTCGGGACAACTGGGCCAGGGTCACGTCGCGCGAGGAAACGCCGAGCAGCGTGTCGCCGTCGTAGACCGGGCAGGAGACCGTGACCATCATGCCCGCCCCGGCCAGGTCGAGGTAGGGCGACTCCCAGCCGCAGTCCTTGGCGCTGAAATCGGCGGCGGTGTAGAAGCCCTTGTCCGTGGGCTGGTAGTTGGCCACGGCCTCGTCCAGGGGCAGGGAGGGGTAGATGCAGAAGTTCTGGCCCGGGGTGGTCAGGTAGACCCAGGAATAGGGCATGGCGTCGTGGGCGGCGGCCATGGCCGGGGCCAGGCGCGACATGGCCGCGAGCACGCGGAAGGTCTCGTCGGTGAAGTTCTCGCCGTCGTAATAAAGCAGGGCCTGGCAGGGCGACTGGCTTTGGGGGGCGCCGCCGCAGGGTCCGGCGGCGTCGCGGAAGGCCACGGTGCCGTCTTTCACGGCGTAGCTTTGCAGGTATTTCGCGCGTTCGCCGGGATCGGGCGTGGCGGCGTCGCGGTAGAGGCCGGCGTAGGCCGCGCCCAGGGCCTTGGCCGATCGGGCCACGCCGGCCAGTTGGTCGTCCAGGCGGCCGGCCGCTTCGGCGATGACGGCCAGGGCCAGGGGGGCCGGGGCGTCGGGCCGGCCGGAGGCGGCCATGGCCGAGCAGGAAAGGATCGCGATCAGGAGAAACGATGCGGCATGGCGCATGGCGAAGGCTCCGCGTGAGGGGTCATTGCACGATCAGATGCCAGAACACGCTGAAAAGGCCGAGGATGATGGCCACCACCGCGGCCGTGAAGAGGATGTCCGGGGCGGTGGAAAAGGTTTTCGCGCCGGTGTTGATGCAGCGGCGGATGTACCAGAAGCGCCAGGTGGCCACAACCATGACCAGCACGCCCACGGCGAAGGTGGACAGGGTGATTTCCTCGGTGTGCAGGTGTTTTTGGGCCATGCCTTCGAACATGGGCACGTTCTGGATCTGGCGGATGAAGAAGTCGAAGCGTTCGATGACGAAGCTGAAGCCGAAAAGGGCCAGGCCCGTGCGGCACCAGGCCAGGAAGGTGCGCTCGTTGGCCAGGTGGTTGCGCTGCCAGGCGAGAAGGACCTGCGGATTGTTCAGGTCGTAAGGGGCGTGATCCGGGGCCTTGGGCGTGGTCTCGGCCATGACGGCTCCTTGGGCTGAGGCTGCCATGGGATAGCCCGGGGGGCGGCCGGGGTCAACGCATCGGGCCGGACGGGGACCGGCGCGGCGGGAAAATCGCCCCGACGGCGTTGCCTTCGCGCCGCATCGGCGTAGAGTGGGAAGAGGCGTCGAATGTTTCACCCCTCGAAAGGAGGCGCGTATGCGTACGGAAGGCATTTCCGAAGGAGCCCTGTCGCCCTGGTGGCGCAGGGGCGTCGTCGTGGCCCTGGCGATCGGCTTTGCCCTGGAAATCCTGATCGCCTTCCAGGCGTACCGGGACGCCCCGCCCCTGCCGGGGACGGTGGTCGACCCCGCGGGCCAGGTCGTGTTCACGGGGGCGGACATCACGGCCGGGCAGCAGGTCTTTCTGAAGTACGGCCTCATGGAGAACGGATCGATCTGGGGCCATGGCGCCTATCTCGGGCCGGACTTCTCGGCGCGGTATCTGCACGAAGTGGGACTCGACGCCAGCCGGGACGCGGCCATGCGGCGGTTCGGCCAGGACTGGGACGCGCTTTCGCCGGCCCAGCGCCGGGTCGTGGCCACGGAGGTCTCCGGGCTGCTCAAGGAAAACCGCTATGACCCGCGAGCCGACGTCCTGGCCTTCACCCAGGCCGAGGTCCGGTCCTTTCACCGCCAGATCGGGCTGTGGGAGCGGTATTTTTCCGATACGGCCGCCAACGGCGGCTTGCCCAGCGGCTATATCCGGGATGCGAAGGAACTGCGCGACCTGACGGCCTTTTTCGCCTGGACGGCCTGGGCATCCATCGCCAACCGGCCGGGCAAGGCCTTTTCCTATACGAACAACTTTCCCTACGATCCGGCCCTGGGCAACACCCCGACCAGCGAAACGGTGCTGTGGAGCGCCTTGAGCCTCGTCACGCTGCTGACCGGGATCGCCCTGGTCCTTTTCGCTTTCGGCAAGTTCGACTACCTCGGCTGGAAGGGCTCGGGCGAGCATGTCCATCCCCGGATGCTTCCCGGCGCGGCCACGCCGGGCCAGCGGGCGCTGGTCAAGTTTTTCGTGGCCGCGGCCCTGCTGTTTTTGGTCCAGGTGCTCCTCGGCGGGGCGACCGCCCATTACCGGGC
The DNA window shown above is from Solidesulfovibrio sp. and carries:
- a CDS encoding DUF202 domain-containing protein; the protein is MAETTPKAPDHAPYDLNNPQVLLAWQRNHLANERTFLAWCRTGLALFGFSFVIERFDFFIRQIQNVPMFEGMAQKHLHTEEITLSTFAVGVLVMVVATWRFWYIRRCINTGAKTFSTAPDILFTAAVVAIILGLFSVFWHLIVQ
- a CDS encoding cobyric acid synthase, which produces MTPSPFPHGGNVRALAQAAGRDPGDICDASASLNPLGPPPWLRQAVSAGVSDLVHYPDPDCAALLEAAATRYAAPTSHFTAGNGTSQLLFALPRATGLARAVIPTPCYADYATACHKAGMDIRRLAAVEFDDFAVRLDHVDAALRTPSLVILGSPGNPTGAVVPAEAVAELAERHPRSLFLVDEAFADFVPGFASLAGAWRPHNVAVLLSLTKSFAIPGLRLGLLAASPDLAGWVRANLPPWSVSSLAQAVGERALGDADFLARTRAALPPLREGLAQGLSGLGLTVFPGAANFLLARLPAGAPGSTELTRRLLAEHGVALRDCSNFHGLTERYVRVAVRPEAENGRILDALAAVLGRADRPGRPPRRGTPALMLQATASNAGKSVLCAGLCRALARRGLRVAPFKSQNMSLNSGVTADGLEMGRAQITQAAACNLAPDVRMNPVLLKPTSDAGSQVIVMGRPVGVMKVGEYILYKPHAFAAAKAAYDSLAAEADVMVLEGAGSPAEVNLQAHDMVNMAMAAHAEALVLLAADIDRGGAYAALWGTMECLAEADRARVAGYVLNRFRGDAGLLAPANAYLRAATGRDVLGVVPYLPDLGLPDEDSVSFKDGQAVPDRAAAGAPALDIAVIDLPRASNLTDVDALCAEPDARVRRVRNAAALGRPDAVIVPGSKNTLADLAWLKETGLARAITALALEGKTEIVGICAGLQMLGRTVADPLGLESGRGEEAGLGLLGLTTELVAQKTLTSTRAVHLPTGEGLRGYEIHHGRSLPDDGLAVAVTRADGAAIGFSRAGEPVWGAYLHGLFDADAFRRRFLDGLRRRRGLPAIERIAPYDLEPALDRLADVLEDCLPLTALLRRLGLSF
- a CDS encoding histidine kinase — protein: MRHAASFLLIAILSCSAMAASGRPDAPAPLALAVIAEAAGRLDDQLAGVARSAKALGAAYAGLYRDAATPDPGERAKYLQSYAVKDGTVAFRDAAGPCGGAPQSQSPCQALLYYDGENFTDETFRVLAAMSRLAPAMAAAHDAMPYSWVYLTTPGQNFCIYPSLPLDEAVANYQPTDKGFYTAADFSAKDCGWESPYLDLAGAGMMVTVSCPVYDGDTLLGVSSRDVTLAQLSRNVLADLAAIPGAKAVLMNRRGKAIAASDPRIADFLVAENTKAGDAVVHFRDDRGLAALGQEKYLDSPDANVNDAAEMVLERAESGDKGPIAFTRGKETVLAARLPSTGWYLMLTLPQKAAR